The Rubidibacter lacunae KORDI 51-2 DNA segment CTGCATACAAACTTGCAAGCCATACAGCCTGAATTGTGTCACGACTCAATGTAGGCTCCATTGGATTTCCAAAGATGTCTAATTGGACCCCCGGAGGCTCACGGTAGATTTGGGCAATCCAGTTTGTACTACCCATAACATTACTCAATTGCTCTATCACTTCTGGATCAGGGTTTTGATCTTTGGGGAGAAGGCGGGTAACACCCATGACTGAGAAATTTACAAAAATATCGCATGTTTTAGTATTTGCCAGTTTCCTCACTGTTTTCCAATCCACTTGCAAACCATAAGGATCTAGAAAAACAAATGCTCGTTGCTTCGATTCGTAGGGAAGTTGCGGAACGATTTCATTACGCAAAACTTCATTGCAGTTGCCCAGGCGTACATCAATTACACAATCTGGAAATTCCTTGCGCAGCCCTTGCACACGCTCTATGCGTCGAGGGGAAACATCTACGAACCAGTAACCATCAAATTGAGGCTCTGTTTGCAAGGCACGTAAGGGAGAGCCATCAATATAGCGTTGCTCATCCTCTTTTGCCCTGGGTCTAACGGAGCCTGCAAAAGCATCTATATAGTAGTAAGCTCTAAGCCAACTTTTCTTCTGTTCATTCATTATGACAGAGTAAGCCTTGAGGTACTTCGCTAGTAGATCTAACTTTTCCTCCGACCACTGTCCAATAAAATCCTCACCTTCGTTCGCAAGTCGACTCATGGTTAGGCTCTCTTTATTTAGAAGAAATTAAATATTTCTTTTCTAACCTATCAGACTTTCGATATCTAGAAATCTTCTGTTTTTGTCACTTATTGATATGGTCATACCAAACGGATGGCATTTCATCCCAGATTTTATCATCAAGTATCCTGCCACCAGCTTTTGAGTGATGTCCTCCCCACTGTTTGAAGAAGAAGGCAACCTGGGCTTTTCGTGTTTGACACAAAATATTTTTAACCCACTCTGGATTCATAGAACGATGTTGGTACCCAGACTCACCGCCAACAATTACCCAATCAATTCCCTCTAAGTTTAGGTTCAGTGAACCTAAAAGAGGTTCGCATGAAAGAAAGCGGACTTTTGCTGGCACTTGTCTCAACGCATCAATTCTGTGAGTATATTGCTGACTCTCTACAGATACACCAACCCAGATGTTCTCAGACCATTCAAGCTCAGACGCTAATTCTGCCATGTTCTTATCACGCTTAGTCAGAACCTGATATATGTGCCAGGGCGTCTCTCGCATTACCGCGAAAATCTTTTGCAAATATGCAAAAGGCACATCTTTATGAAAAAGGTCACTCATGGAATTAACAAAAATACGACTAGGAGTTCGCCACTTCCTTGGCTGCTCCAATCGCTCTGGATGTAGTGTCAGCTTAAAACCTTGTGGAAAGCTCTTAGGAAACCGCTCTGTCAGGGCTTCAGCGTAGCAGTGCCGACAACCCGGGCTCACCTTATTACAACCAGTGGTGGGATTCCAGGTTTTATCAGTCCATTCAATACCAGTGTTAGTACTTGACATTTTTCTAGTAAATACCTTCTAGAACTGATTGTAAACATTATAGTACAAATATTCTGGTCGGACTCCAAGTTCTACACAATTCTTTGGTTGCATTCATATTTCAAGCAGTAGCGACATCGCATAACACTGCGTTGGTGCGGATATAATGGAGGTTGTTGGCGAGGGTTAAGATCTTGCCTCCCGCCGCGCAACTTCCCGTTATGTTACCTGAAGCATCATTGCAGCTCGATCGCGAAACTATTGTCAAGTTCATCGACGCCAGCGTGAATGACCACGCTGAGGCTGAATGACTACTGGAACCGAATTGGGCGAAACCATCTTTGACAATTAGCCACCACGGACAGAAAGTGAATTGGCATCTGTAATCAAAAAACACAACGTCATCCGAATGTCCACATACCAAAAAAAGCACCGGACCGGAAAATCCGGGCGTGTTGAAGCGGATAATCACTTGTAGCTGCCCGGTCATTTTGGGAGTTATGTGGTGGACAGTAGTGCGTGATCTATGGACACAATTGGGCTGCCTATTCAACGATGTCGATGACCACGACAACGGCACACTTTCAGATATCTTCATTGAAGACCTATCTGGATCTGAAGTCGGTGAAATTTACGGATGGCTTCGTTCTCACTCCGAAATCTACTCAGAAAAAGGTCCTCCAACCCTTTGGCATCGGGAACGGCAATGTGATGTACCAATCACTGAACTCGACGCACCAGCACAATTAGTCGTAAACGGGGTTGCGGAGTCATTCCGACATGGGTTGGTGAATCTTGCGTTCGCTGGTACCCACATTCCAGATCTCACCGTTGCAGTGTACCCAGATGAAATCCAGCTTGA contains these protein-coding regions:
- a CDS encoding DUF5131 family protein encodes the protein MSSTNTGIEWTDKTWNPTTGCNKVSPGCRHCYAEALTERFPKSFPQGFKLTLHPERLEQPRKWRTPSRIFVNSMSDLFHKDVPFAYLQKIFAVMRETPWHIYQVLTKRDKNMAELASELEWSENIWVGVSVESQQYTHRIDALRQVPAKVRFLSCEPLLGSLNLNLEGIDWVIVGGESGYQHRSMNPEWVKNILCQTRKAQVAFFFKQWGGHHSKAGGRILDDKIWDEMPSVWYDHINK
- a CDS encoding three-Cys-motif partner protein TcmP, which translates into the protein MSRLANEGEDFIGQWSEEKLDLLAKYLKAYSVIMNEQKKSWLRAYYYIDAFAGSVRPRAKEDEQRYIDGSPLRALQTEPQFDGYWFVDVSPRRIERVQGLRKEFPDCVIDVRLGNCNEVLRNEIVPQLPYESKQRAFVFLDPYGLQVDWKTVRKLANTKTCDIFVNFSVMGVTRLLPKDQNPDPEVIEQLSNVMGSTNWIAQIYREPPGVQLDIFGNPMEPTLSRDTIQAVWLASLYAEQLRSLFPHVSRPVLMRNSTNSVLYALCLASHNQIAIKITNEIFNRYERLRDL